The region ATTCCAAACAAGCAACCAAAGTTCTGTTTGGATATTGTTCTTTTACCGCTTTAGTTGTAGCTGCCACTTTACTTGGCGAATGCGCAAAATCTTTGTATGCCACTTTTCCTTTTCCTTCAGCAATTTTTTCAAGACGTTTTGAAGCGCCTTTAAAACTTGCAATTGCTTCGTAAAAATCTGCTTCATCAACGCCCATATTTTGGCAGATCCATTTTGCTCCGGCTAAATTATTTAAGTTATGTGCACCAAAAACTTCAATTGGCATATCTCCCTCCGGAGTTTTCAATAAAGTTACTCCATCGCTTACTGAATATTCAGGAGTTGAATACGCAATTTTTCTAATTGGATTAGTTGCAGCTTCAGAAACGCGTTTTACTTCCGGATCATTTTCGTTGTAAACCAAAATACCGCCGTTAGTAATTTTTGCAATGAAAATTTCAAACTGCTCTACATAATTTTCATACGTTGGAAAAACATTGATATGATCCCAGGCAATTCCGGAGATTAAAGCAATATTTGGTTGGTACAAATGAAACTTCGGGCGTCTGTCAATTGGAGAAGATAAATATTCATCACCTTCCAAAACTATAAAATCATTTTCTTCAGTCAAATGAACCATAGTATCAAAACCTTCCAATTGCGCACCAACCATATAATCAACAGCAATGTTATGATAATTCATTACATGCAAAATCATCGAAGTAATGGTTGTTTTTCCGTGAGAACCACCAATTACAACACGTGTTTTATTTTTAGATTGTTCGTATAAAAACTCTGGATATGAATATATTTTAAGACCCAATTCCTGTGCTTTTAATAATTCTGGATTATCTGCTTTTGCATGCATTCCTAAGATAATCGCATCAATATCTGCAGTAATTTTTTCTGGAAACCATCCCATTTCTGCAGGAAGAATTCCTTTTTTTTCTAATCTTGATTTTGAAGGTTCAAAAATAGCATCGTCGCTTCCTGTAACCTGATATCCTTTATTATGTAATGCTAATGCAAGGTTGTGCATTGCGCTTCCGCCAATGGCGATGAAATGTGTTTTCATTTAAAATGTTTAATCGTTAAACTGTTTCATCGGTTAATCGAAATAGCAAATAACTAATAAAACGCTGTAATTATTCTTCAAAAATAAGGAAATATAGAATGCTCTATTTGGTTTTGAAAATAAATTATTAATTTGTACGAAAATTATTTTTAAAAAATAATTTCTAACTATCCCAACCAATAAACGAAATAATTCATCTAAAGATTAAAACCTTATTATGAAAAATATACTTTTTGTATTCTTATTAATCTCCACAGCAATTTTTGGACAGCAAAATGATAAAAAATGGGCAAAAGTCATGTCATTTGAAAATGAGGGCAAAATCAAATCTGCAAATGAAGCTGTAGCAAATATTTACAAAAAATCAGTTTCGAAAAAAGATGAAGGACAAATGATAAAATGCTTTTTTTATCAATCTAAATACTTACAGGTTCTAGATGAAAATTCTAAAACTAAAATAGTAGAAAACCTCAAAAGAGATATTAATCGTGTTTCTATACCTTCTAAAGCGATTTTGAATTTAGTTTATGCAAAGTACTTGCAAAATTCTGACAATTTTGACTACGGAGTAATAGCAGTTGACAGTGCAGTTGCAATAGTTGATGAAGCTGTAGCGGTCATAGATTCTGCAGCTACTGTTGTCACCGATGATGAAATGGCAATTGATTCTGTTGAAGTTCCTCATTCGACTTATATTCCGTATGAACCAATTTCTGAAGAAGAAATTGCACAAGCCTTTGACAGAACTTTAGAAAACGAAGCTGTTTTAAAAACAACTCCATTAAGTAAATACGAAGCAATTTTTGAGTTTCCGTCTTTACAAAAATTCAAAGAAGAAACTTTATGGAATTATCTACTAAAAGAAAACATCGAATTTTATACTGAAAAAATACAATCTTGGAACATTAATATCAGTGATTTTTCAGTCTACAAAGAACAGCTTTTAGGAAACTCTAATGCATTTTTAGAATTAAATCTCGATTTTGTACAAAATCAAAACATCAAAAAAGTTCTAGAACTTTATCAAAAGTTAGAATTAGCTAATCCATCAGTAAAGAACCAATTGGAACGTGCAAAATTCTGCCAAAATTATTTACTGAAATCACCTGAAAATTTCAGTGCTTTTCTAAACAAAATTGAAA is a window of Flavobacterium crocinum DNA encoding:
- a CDS encoding UDP-N-acetylmuramate--L-alanine ligase, encoding MKTHFIAIGGSAMHNLALALHNKGYQVTGSDDAIFEPSKSRLEKKGILPAEMGWFPEKITADIDAIILGMHAKADNPELLKAQELGLKIYSYPEFLYEQSKNKTRVVIGGSHGKTTITSMILHVMNYHNIAVDYMVGAQLEGFDTMVHLTEENDFIVLEGDEYLSSPIDRRPKFHLYQPNIALISGIAWDHINVFPTYENYVEQFEIFIAKITNGGILVYNENDPEVKRVSEAATNPIRKIAYSTPEYSVSDGVTLLKTPEGDMPIEVFGAHNLNNLAGAKWICQNMGVDEADFYEAIASFKGASKRLEKIAEGKGKVAYKDFAHSPSKVAATTKAVKEQYPNRTLVACLELHTYSSLNAAFLKEYEGALDNADVAVVFYSPDAVKIKQLEEVTYEQIATAFNRKDLIIYTNPAEFKEYLFNLNLDNSALLLMSSGNYGGLNFDDVKGLIN